A stretch of DNA from Artemia franciscana chromosome 6, ASM3288406v1, whole genome shotgun sequence:
CCTGACAGAAAGGTTCTTCTCCCTGAATATGAAcctttttgaatatattgacTACTATGCGTTAAATATTcgttaaatatatttaatacgTTATGTTAAATACGTGAATTAATAAATacgttaaaaaaactaaacgttAAATATGGAGGTAATTGTAGAGAGCTCTAATATCCTTTTATAAAAGGGAGTCCTGAGTGAAAGGTTCTTTTCCCTGAATATGAACCTTTTTGAATATATCGACTACTGTACGTTAAATATGTTTAATGCGTTATGTTAGATACGTTACATTAAATACGTTAATTAATAAATACGGCTAAACAAACTATAAGTTAGATATGGAGGTAATTGTAAAAAtctctattattattttataaaagggAGTCCTGACTGCAAAGTTCTTCTTCCTGAATACATACCTATTTGAATATACTGTATAGTTCAGAGTTTGGCAGTTTTTCTCACCAGGAGGATTTTTCCTATGAGCACTGAAGGTCTACTTTTCAGCAAAGCTCCTGTTGCTCTTTTTAAAtgcgtgtgtttttttttatgaagttttGTGCACATATTTTTGCTAACACCTAtctaaaatctatttatatagtcaatattctatttttatccATATATTTTATCGATCAGCGTGTTCCCATATGTCAACCATTACATCTCGGAATTGAAACGAAAAACGCAGGTGCTATACTCTAATAAATATAAAGGTCACGTCTGTGTATCTAAGGGTAAAAGTGTCAGTGTATCTTCAGGTGGGTAAGGCTTGTCTAATATTTCACATTTTGGCCATGTATCTTCAAATGAACAgtcaaattacaatttttggcAAATCTCCTCTGACATATTTTACATTCGTATGGCTTCTCCCTGGTATGAACCCTCCTATGATCCCTTAAATTCTGACTTTGGACGAAGCGTTTTTGACATAACTCACACTGATATCGCTTTTCACCTGTATGAGATCTCATATGTCTATTCAAGCGGTGTCTTTCAGCGAATTTCTTTTTACACAATTCACACTCATGCGGCTTTTCACCTGTATGGATTTTCATGTGACTACTCAAATGTGGTCCTTGACTGAAGCACTTTTTACACTGTGGACATTCATATGGTTTGTCACCAGTATGGGTCCTTCTGTGTCTAGTTAAATTCTGTCTCCGAGCAAAGCTCATGCTGCAGTATTCACACTGATATGGTTTCTCACCTGTATGAATCCTTGAATGATCAATCAACGCCCGTTTATTGGAAAATGTTTTACTGCAAACATCGCAATCATAGATCTTTACTGCAGCTGAGGACAGCACTTTCTGCAATCGAACGACAGGATTCTCTATCTCTTCTTGTCTAGCATCATACATTCCAGAAATCGTTTCCACTTTGATGAAAGTGAAGCTTCTCATCTGACCTTCATCTTCTTCTATCCAAGGTTCATGGGTTTCTGGTTCTGAAGCTGATTCTATTTCTTCCTTTACATATACCTTCGGATAGTCTGTCATATAAGGTGGCTTGGCTGATGAcagattcaaatctataccaagaaaaataatcttaaaaatagcaaaagaatTACCACTGGGTTCTTATCttagtcgatttttttttttttttttttttttttttttaaatcaatgacTTTAAAATGTAGAAGCAACTGTTCCAGCAAATCTTAATAGATACTGATCAGGTTGTTGTTGGCAAAATAGTTTGCTTTTAAGGATTGCTGTAAGAAATAACGTTTTATCTCCCTCCCTTTccataagaaaaacaaagacatGACAGAATACACACTGCATATAAGCATGATCAAGGTGCCTATATATAAACTATACATGTGCACATATAGGATCCTGATAAACAAAAGAAGGTTCTTTAATGGCAAAATTTCGAGCCTTGTTCATCtagacataaaatattttttagtttaagaaTAAtacttatttgaatatttttcaaaattaaattatcaaGTCCTTTTATTTTGGCCTCTTTTTAAGATCATTCTCAATTTCAACCGGAAGTTATGGAAAAGTAAACTACAATGTTGCAGTGGCGGACCTATTCTTTTCTTAGGAGGGGCAAATCTACATTTTGCCACCCCTACCATACTATTAATACTGTCAATATTACAGTTTCCGTTTAGAGTGATGGTTAGATATATGTCCTGGAAAAagatgatatttatttattatttttatgttatataTTAAGTATGCTGGGTTTATCAACTCACAGTTTAATTCCACTACTTTTTGAAGATGCATGGTATTGTCGATTTAAAAGGAACTTTACACTCTCTTACATAGCCTAAGGCATAAACTTAGCTaaatatagtagtagtagtagtaagtaagacggcactagaccattaaggtccaaaccggcggtgctgatctccgtttcatggtccttcagccaggaagtgcaatggggggttggggagCAACCATcgtgtgctttcacacacccttcctgcctaccttccccagatttctccaggtacccatttagagctcgtgcgactctggctgagcttacagagtcacgctactgaccccccccccaaactaaataactggtcacaactgggattgaacccgtgccccctAGCTAAATGGTATTGTGTTAGGCTATAAGAACGTGAATCATAACATTTATGAAGTATAGAGTTGAAGTCATTAAGACAccataaattttttcttcaattcttGCGGATGCCGGATCGAAAGCAGTAGCAAGTAAACCCAAGATCTGTCAAAATGAAGGCAATTTTAAAGCTCTATGAAAAAACCGTAGggagcgagatattgaggaggtggcaagccccttcatatatgaaatgttttctgttcgttttatgctttaatttcgctctttactttcatttgaagaaacttgtttttttgttaaataaaaagtagGCACAATCAAGGTCATATCAAAGGGGGGGGGCTGTAAGGGGATTTGAACACTCTCCTTCCCCCACAATGTGTGTCGATTGCAataaacgtaacaaaaatgaatgaaaaaaaaaatgattatttttttttaaagtttttcagtaaaaaaacctACTGGGCGACCTAGCGTCTAGCAACCAGTACAAAACATGACCGCAGTCAGAGTATATCTTAGAAAAGAGTCACCTTGTGCAAGGAAACACTTATCTTTCGTTGTTGTGAATTGTACCCAAGGCAATAGATGAGAAAACCAATATTAGGGCTGCTTACATAAGAATATATGGTACCTTTGTCATTACCAGCAGTTGAACCAGATTCGGAGAATCCAGAGACAATATCAATCTGACCAGAGATACAGGGCGAAACAAGTAAGGAAGAATCTTCGCAAATAGGTTGGATAACCGAACTTGTAGGTTCAAACGAGTCTTCAGCGTGGCTTTTTGTTGTGTCTTCAATATCTAAAAGCAGACAACATTGATGGACCTGGCTAGACTTCAAGAAAATTACAAGACAAAAAGGCATATTCTCAAACTTCATTGtggaaattttttaactttgtttttaaactagaaatgaaatttttgattGCAACCGAATTTTATCAGGACAAATTTGAAAATGCACTGAGGTTTTCTTACAAAACGGAAAGTGAAACAA
This window harbors:
- the LOC136027988 gene encoding zinc finger protein 239-like; translation: MVKPVSYSEPPVAEKDIEDTTKSHAEDSFEPTSSVIQPICEDSSLLVSPCISGQIDIVSGFSESGSTAGNDKDLNLSSAKPPYMTDYPKVYVKEEIESASEPETHEPWIEEDEGQMRSFTFIKVETISGMYDARQEEIENPVVRLQKVLSSAAVKIYDCDVCSKTFSNKRALIDHSRIHTGEKPYQCEYCSMSFARRQNLTRHRRTHTGDKPYECPQCKKCFSQGPHLSSHMKIHTGEKPHECELCKKKFAERHRLNRHMRSHTGEKRYQCELCQKRFVQSQNLRDHRRVHTREKPYECKICQRRFAKNCNLTVHLKIHGQNVKY